CGACGACTGGCCCGATCCGAAGCGCCCGCTCCCCACGCGCGGTCCCATCGCAAACTTCGAATCGCTCCGCCGCGAGCTGGAGAAGACACAGCGCGGCGCCGATGCGACGGCCTACGAGCTCGCCGTCTGCCGCAGCTTCCAGGCCGTCGGCTTCGTCGTGCAGCACGTTGGTGGAAACGGCGCGCCCGACGGCGTCCTTGACGCACCGCTCGGACCACTCGCGTACCGGGCCATGCTCGAATGCAAGCGCGCGAAGCAGCACTGGGTGCTCGACCCGGACGCCGCGGAAGCGGCGCGCTACCGCGAGCCTTACGGCGCGAAGTACTCCGCCATGGTGGGACCGGCATTCGACCAAGGCGTCAACCTGCGCGACGAGCTCATCGCTCATCGCGTGAGCTGCTGGACCACCGACGACATTATCCAATGCCTGGAAAACTCATATGACCCGGTCGAAATGGAAGTGCTCTTCGCGCCGGGCTTCGTGCGCCAGCACATCGACGACGTACTCTGGGAGCGAAGTCACGGTGCTCCGAAGCGCACCGCGGTCGTCTGCGACTTGCTCCGCGAGAACGCCGCGCGCGTCCAACTGCCGCCGCGCGCAAACCCAGCCGACGCCCCGCGCCTCGATATCAACGCGGCGCTACTTCTGGTGGACGGCTCGCTAACCGCGCTCGGGGCGCACGTCCCATGCACGCATGCCGACATCGAGGCGGCCTTCCGTCACCTCACCGAGCCGCTCGTAGCGGAAGCAGTCTATGTGGACACCTCACAAGACGCCATCGCCTTCCGCCACGTTGTTCAGCCCTAGAACGTCGGAACGGGTGTTGTATCCACAGTAAGCGCGAAGGCGCGGTCGCTGCGGTAGTGGCACGGACGCGGATTCATCGATGTGATGAGCGTGCAGCGCGCCGGATATGTCAGAGTTCCGGTCGCGCGCGCGATCGCTACGGCGCCTTTCGAGCGGTTGGCGCAGCACCTCGAGCGTCTGGTGGCGGAACTCGCCTAATTCGTCGAGCGACGGAAGCCCGTCAGCGAGTTTCGCGTACGCGCAGGACTAACGCGGGACGTGGTTGGATCGGAACGCAGATGCAGTCCTATACCCCGGAAATGCGGATTGTGGCCTTTATCGACGTCCTCGGCTTTCGAGAACAGACAAAGCGGAGGCTCGGCGATCCCGCGCTCCTGAAAGCGCTGGACGGCGCGCTTATGTACACAGACCGCCTGCTCTTTGAACCCTACGATGGATACACTCCCGATGCGAGAATGTTCAGCGATTGTATCTGTGTGTCAAGCCCGTTCGAACCCGATAACGTTGTAAAGTTCACGTACACGATCGAGGCGCTACAAATGAACCTCGCCTGTTGCGGTGTCTTCGTGAGAGGCGGGATTGCGATTGGTCGGCATTTCGAGAATCCACGCATGATCGTCTCCGAAGCACTGATTGACGCGTACTTGTTGGAGAATGAGGCTATGTTTCCGCGGATCGTCGCTTCGCCGGCAACCGTCACCCGCTTGCTGGATATCCTTCAATACGCGGGTCCAGACCACTGGGGCGCTGGTCCCCACGGCCTTGTCAATGCACCAACCGCCCACTTTCGTACCGATCGCGACGGTAAACCCTTCATTTCGTATCTCATGTCGCTTTACCGTATCGACCGCTCGTCTATCGTAGATGAATACATCATGCGGCACAGGGACGCCGTTGAAGCGTGGTTGTTCGAAGGACATGCTTCGAGTTTGCCTGCACACATCACCACAAAGCACCAGTGGGCACGCAATTATCACAACGACATGATGTGTGATTATTTTGGGACAGATAAGATGGATGCGACCGAATTCATTCCCGAGAGTAAGTGAAACGCGACCAGATGAGACAGCGGGAACAGAACCTCGGAACACTCCAAGCTGGCGCAATCGACTGGGCATTAGCGCAATGAAACGCGCGCAAGATCCCCCCCGAACCGGTCGACTAACAGAAAAAGAAACGTCAACAGCGCGCAGCCGTATGCGGTGCCGTCACGAGCGCAATGTTGTCCGCAGGGCTATCTTCGGAACACGGTGACGCGATGAAGGGGCACCGAGTACCGGTGCCCCTTCGCGGTCACTTGCTCAAAAGGCGGCGAACGACACTCGCGCTAGACGCCTGCCATCTGCGGCTTGAGCAGGATTTTGGTGTAGCCGTCGTCGCGCTTGTCGAATTGCGCGTACGCTTCGGGTGCTTTTTCGAGCGGCAGGCGATGGCTGACGTAGCGGCTCGGTTTGATCTTTCCGGCCAGGATCAGATCGCGCAAGTAGACGTTGTAGCGCTTGACGGGCGCTTGTCCCGTCTCGATCGTCAGCCCCTTGTTCCACGCCTCTCCCAGCGGGAGGGTGAAGCGGCCCTGCTTTTCGTCCTTGTCGACGCCGCGCGGATCCTGCTTGAAGTAGACGCCGATCAGGCCGACGCGCCCGGTCGGGTTCGTCACGCGAACCACGTCCTCGAGGACTTGGTTCGGCGCTTGTCGCTTTCCCGGCGAGTCGTGCGCGAACGCCTCGTAGCCGATCGCGTCGATCCCGCACATGACGCCCGGCATTTTTTCTCCTGCGTCGCCTCGCAAATCTTGAACGTTCTCGCGGTGCGGCTTGCGCAGCTCGAGAATCTGCTCGACGGGATCGCCCTCGCTGAAATCGACCGGCGTCGCCCCGAGCTCGCGCACCTTTTCCAGCCGAGCGGGAACATAGTCGACGACGTAGATCTCCGAGGCGCCGCGAAGCTGAGCACTCAGCGCCGCCATGTAGCCGACCGGACCGGCTCCGAAGATCGCCACCGTGTCGCCGGGGCGGACCTGCACCATCTCGGTCGCATGATAGCCGGTCGGCAAAACGTCGGCCAGCAAGACGAAGTCGTCCTCGAGCTCGTCGCCCGGCGTTCCGGGCAGCAGCAAGCAGTTGTAATCGGCATACGGCACGCGCACGAGCTCGGCCTGACCGCCGGGGTGCGGACCCAGGCCGGAATACCCGTATCCACCGCCGTGGCTTTGCGGATTCGTCGTCAGGCACGCGTTTCCGAAGCCGCGCGTGCAGTTGAAGCAGAAGCCGCATCCGATGTTGAACGGCAGCACGACGCGGTCGCCGACCTTGACCGTTCGGACGGCGCCGCCGACCTGCTCGATCACGCCCATGTTCTCGTGCCCGAACACTTGCCCGGGCTCGATCGGCGTGCGGCCTTCGTACATGTGCAGGTCGCTGCCGCAAATCGCCGCCGTCGTCAGACGCAGGATCGCATCCGTCGGCTCCTGGAGGCGCGGTTCGTCGACTTGTTCCACGGCGACTTTATAGGGTTCTTTCCACACAACGGCACGCATCAGGTAATGGCTCCTTCACGGATGAGATGCATGCAGATACCCCGCTGGTGAAACGGTCACGCTGCAGGGCGCCTGGTCGACCGCATGTACGTGAACGAGCTTCAGTACGGTCGCGTACAGAAGTGCGTTGAGTGCGTCGAGCCGTTTACATGCTATCGTATGATCCGGC
The nucleotide sequence above comes from Candidatus Eremiobacterota bacterium. Encoded proteins:
- a CDS encoding glutathione-independent formaldehyde dehydrogenase yields the protein MRAVVWKEPYKVAVEQVDEPRLQEPTDAILRLTTAAICGSDLHMYEGRTPIEPGQVFGHENMGVIEQVGGAVRTVKVGDRVVLPFNIGCGFCFNCTRGFGNACLTTNPQSHGGGYGYSGLGPHPGGQAELVRVPYADYNCLLLPGTPGDELEDDFVLLADVLPTGYHATEMVQVRPGDTVAIFGAGPVGYMAALSAQLRGASEIYVVDYVPARLEKVRELGATPVDFSEGDPVEQILELRKPHRENVQDLRGDAGEKMPGVMCGIDAIGYEAFAHDSPGKRQAPNQVLEDVVRVTNPTGRVGLIGVYFKQDPRGVDKDEKQGRFTLPLGEAWNKGLTIETGQAPVKRYNVYLRDLILAGKIKPSRYVSHRLPLEKAPEAYAQFDKRDDGYTKILLKPQMAGV